Proteins found in one Mycoplasma ovis str. Michigan genomic segment:
- a CDS encoding beta clamp domain-containing protein yields MYFFINNKINLKIREFIYSNINTNLLLKEEEILIKCKDKKLILYSNNSYTESKLILNEDEIKYKKQGEIVLSSKTLLSLLENLKHQTEIEFQRIENSLIKVSSEKFECNLISLPKKSLFEENLVIPEDSKKITLEFEFLNLINNRFKDFYKNLGSSLQKNAIYNIINFKKNQSSNEINVLVTDSFRILFASFSFINILEEEFQFNLHTEILSCIILLFKDKFESKRLNFYIKGDILLINSEGLIFRTKLNSSNYPNLSNLFNQEEQLSFTVNKNLLISAIDRNLLLSEQNLHITSYKILEDNLVLEYRDSSRGFTREEIKIIKHKGENIYFSLNSLFLKQLIKNISDEEIIFNISESYKPIILFGKNEGINFKQIILPLKYS; encoded by the coding sequence ATGTATTTTTTTATTAATAACAAGATAAATCTAAAGATAAGAGAATTTATTTACTCAAATATAAATACCAATTTACTTCTTAAAGAAGAAGAAATACTTATTAAATGCAAAGATAAAAAATTAATTCTTTACTCTAATAACAGTTACACTGAATCAAAACTAATTCTTAATGAAGATGAAATCAAATACAAAAAACAAGGTGAAATTGTTTTAAGTTCTAAAACTCTTTTATCTTTATTAGAAAACTTAAAACATCAAACAGAAATAGAATTTCAAAGAATTGAAAACTCACTAATAAAAGTTAGTTCAGAAAAATTTGAATGTAACTTAATTTCTCTACCTAAAAAATCTTTATTTGAAGAAAATCTAGTTATTCCTGAAGACTCAAAAAAAATAACTTTAGAATTTGAATTCCTGAATTTAATAAATAACAGATTTAAAGATTTTTATAAAAACTTAGGAAGTAGTCTACAAAAAAATGCAATCTACAACATTATTAATTTCAAAAAAAATCAATCCTCTAATGAAATAAATGTTTTAGTAACTGATTCTTTTAGAATACTTTTCGCTTCTTTCAGTTTTATAAACATATTGGAAGAAGAATTCCAATTTAACTTACACACAGAAATATTAAGTTGCATAATACTTTTGTTTAAAGATAAATTTGAATCTAAAAGACTTAATTTTTATATAAAAGGTGATATCTTACTAATAAATTCAGAAGGTTTAATTTTTAGAACAAAATTAAACTCTTCAAATTATCCCAATTTATCTAATCTTTTTAACCAAGAAGAGCAATTAAGTTTTACTGTTAATAAAAACTTATTAATCTCAGCTATTGATAGAAATCTATTATTATCTGAACAAAACTTACATATAACTTCTTACAAAATATTAGAAGACAATTTAGTACTAGAGTACAGAGATTCTTCTAGAGGATTTACAAGAGAAGAAATAAAAATAATCAAACATAAGGGAGAGAATATTTATTTCTCTCTTAATAGTCTATTTCTAAAGCAGTTAATAAAGAATATATCTGATGAAGAGATAATCTTTAATATCTCTGAGTCTTATAAGCCAATAATCTTATTTGGAAAAAATGAAGGTATAAATTTTAAACAGATAATATTGCCACTGAAATACAGTTAA
- a CDS encoding HrcA family transcriptional regulator has protein sequence MSNSIVESSSSVELLSDDNQDLLNERQREILRTVVEFYISEKEAISSLNIKSKKFLGWSSGTIRNEMMFLERRGFLRKEHQSSGRIPTKEGYKMYICHLMDNLKNVNEDIKYKLIELFANRNESIDVTLNKSAEIISNFLNLPIILSGSNHLSKEILKRLDLVELSEKEFVIYAITSSGEIYKDKIMIDNFKEREDLSICVKLLNENLVGCTVSNIDSETVKLLPKIRISVHKYEFVYEKIIAKICSGVVNKQQSLYRIYNKNSIISQPEVRNNQISLEKIFNILESYSTFSQLNTNYFKTGKTLINLDNAIDGVSVATTTVLNTKDKTRSLSVIGPTRMNYSLIRSLFEFINEKLVELPN, from the coding sequence ATGTCTAACTCTATAGTTGAATCTTCCAGTTCAGTAGAGTTACTATCTGATGATAATCAGGATTTACTGAATGAAAGACAAAGGGAAATATTAAGAACAGTAGTTGAGTTTTATATAAGTGAAAAAGAAGCTATTAGTAGCTTAAATATTAAGTCCAAGAAGTTTTTGGGTTGATCTTCTGGAACTATAAGAAATGAGATGATGTTCTTAGAACGTAGAGGATTTTTAAGAAAAGAACATCAATCCTCAGGAAGAATACCAACTAAAGAGGGTTACAAGATGTATATTTGTCATTTAATGGATAACTTAAAAAATGTAAATGAAGATATCAAGTATAAGTTAATAGAGTTATTTGCAAATAGAAATGAATCAATAGATGTAACTCTTAATAAGAGTGCAGAGATTATTTCTAATTTCCTTAACTTACCTATTATTCTTTCAGGAAGTAATCACTTAAGTAAGGAGATACTTAAGAGATTAGATTTAGTTGAACTATCTGAAAAAGAGTTTGTTATATATGCAATAACTTCTTCGGGAGAGATTTATAAGGACAAGATAATGATAGATAACTTTAAAGAAAGAGAGGATTTAAGTATCTGTGTTAAATTACTAAATGAGAATTTAGTAGGTTGTACTGTTTCTAATATAGATAGTGAAACTGTTAAGTTATTACCAAAGATAAGAATCAGTGTTCATAAATATGAGTTTGTTTACGAAAAAATTATTGCAAAAATTTGTTCAGGTGTAGTTAATAAACAACAATCCTTGTATAGGATTTACAACAAGAATTCTATAATTTCCCAACCGGAGGTTAGAAATAATCAAATTAGTTTAGAAAAAATATTTAATATATTAGAGAGTTACTCTACATTCTCTCAATTAAATACCAATTACTTTAAAACAGGAAAGACTTTAATTAATTTGGATAATGCAATAGACGGAGTCTCTGTAGCAACAACTACAGTCTTAAATACTAAAGATAAGACTAGAAGTTTATCTGTAATAGGTCCTACTAGAATGAATTATTCTCTTATTAGGAGTTTGTTTGAGTTTATTAATGAAAAGTTAGTAGAGTTACCTAATTAA
- a CDS encoding ATP-binding cassette domain-containing protein, with translation MSLIEEKKKKGLKLEELLNLRKEHKEIEEKSKRLSDYLNQNIFSVFDRTQQTSDIKLEELLDVSDNSFNFFKKLSKSGVFEYSFPALEINHLTKYYGNKNIASLVNVSLKVYFGDLHIIVGSYSSGKTTLFNCIAGKEEYEGEILFNSQNYKGDILRINKVCGFIGYEHEFDLFSTLEEVINTKLQLMGVEESTIRNYLSLKLKTFGLENKRKTCIIDLKLLEIRKVQLLISLIFDPNILVLDQPLLGLQHTERIEFLDLLVKFKTPERAVILFSHELADLVNYFNSCTLLVEGKTYYSGSMDNLLLESKNKYTIVTSDNEVCLKFLPKYATSHSVNLLKNVIFCTFDGQMNFLLFQRECSAKNIILLEIKKISLDLEDVYHSVSKVGSKTARVEINKQRFFST, from the coding sequence ATGAGTCTTATAGAAGAAAAGAAGAAAAAAGGTCTTAAATTAGAGGAATTACTTAATTTAAGAAAGGAACATAAAGAGATTGAGGAGAAATCTAAGAGATTAAGTGATTATTTGAATCAAAATATCTTTAGTGTTTTTGATAGAACTCAACAAACTTCAGATATTAAATTAGAGGAATTATTAGATGTAAGTGATAACTCCTTTAATTTCTTTAAGAAGTTATCAAAAAGTGGAGTATTTGAATATAGCTTTCCAGCTTTAGAGATAAATCACTTAACTAAATACTATGGAAACAAAAACATTGCTTCCTTAGTAAATGTTTCACTAAAAGTTTATTTTGGTGATTTACACATAATAGTAGGGTCTTATTCTTCGGGAAAAACAACGTTGTTTAACTGTATTGCTGGTAAAGAGGAATATGAAGGAGAGATACTATTTAACTCACAAAACTACAAGGGTGATATTTTGAGAATAAATAAAGTATGTGGATTTATAGGTTATGAACATGAGTTTGACTTGTTTAGTACCTTAGAAGAAGTAATTAACACTAAGTTACAACTAATGGGAGTTGAAGAAAGTACTATTAGAAATTATTTGTCACTTAAGTTAAAAACTTTTGGGTTAGAGAATAAAAGAAAAACTTGCATTATTGACTTAAAACTATTAGAAATTAGAAAGGTTCAACTATTAATTTCTTTAATATTTGACCCTAATATATTAGTTCTAGATCAACCTTTATTAGGTCTTCAACACACTGAGAGAATTGAATTTTTGGATTTGCTAGTTAAATTCAAAACACCTGAAAGAGCAGTTATTTTGTTTTCACATGAGCTTGCAGATTTGGTTAATTACTTTAATTCTTGTACTTTGTTAGTAGAAGGAAAAACTTATTATTCAGGCTCTATGGACAATTTATTGTTGGAAAGTAAAAATAAATACACCATTGTGACTTCAGATAATGAAGTTTGTCTAAAGTTCTTACCTAAATATGCAACATCACATTCAGTTAACCTTTTAAAAAATGTGATCTTTTGTACTTTTGATGGACAAATGAATTTCCTACTATTTCAAAGAGAATGTTCTGCCAAGAACATTATCTTGTTAGAAATTAAAAAGATTAGTTTGGATTTAGAAGATGTGTACCATTCTGTTTCTAAAGTAGGAAGTAAAACTGCTAGAGTAGAAATAAATAAACAAAGGTTCTTTTCTACTTAG
- a CDS encoding L-threonylcarbamoyladenylate synthase, producing MSFVGKIEQLPHKIPTDLKLLLERFWPGPLTIIYKGWAYRMPDNPVLLQLSEHLGPLYSTSANISGEQPIKDLQEAKKVFREHKDKFMIVKSGCISSGVFSTIYDYDNKEIIREGEIPRWKIFN from the coding sequence ATTTCTTTTGTTGGTAAGATTGAACAATTACCTCACAAGATTCCGACTGACTTAAAGCTTCTTTTAGAAAGATTCTGGCCTGGACCCTTAACAATAATATATAAGGGTTGGGCTTACAGAATGCCAGATAATCCAGTTCTCCTACAACTGTCTGAACATTTAGGGCCCTTATATTCAACTAGTGCCAATATCTCTGGAGAGCAACCAATCAAAGATTTACAAGAAGCCAAAAAAGTCTTTAGAGAACATAAGGATAAATTTATGATTGTCAAATCTGGTTGTATAAGCTCAGGAGTTTTTTCAACTATTTATGACTATGACAATAAAGAAATAATCAGAGAGGGAGAAATCCCTCGCTGAAAAATCTTTAACTAA
- the nusG gene encoding transcription termination/antitermination protein NusG: MEWLLMGDFDEFEDDLISLQIDQEDEGNKIGWFTARTYVSNEDRLIEQLWDKVRQYRLGEEVLEILSIKETVIDESKEYLPDSLELPKTEFRNSKTSIWVKTNGGYFKKIRLKVVRPFKSFIFIKMLGDTELFEQIQRWSLGLSFLGYPNPNLVSEDEVLRMKKMFSEKAPSLEDYIAEKEYQIVSGPVSNFVKSSISSAKSPEEEGLGYDPEEGREEIKTVEEIEDKYDSSIIQDRRDIVIEKLRVNDFVFLVEMGARGVVKEVDLKNKIVTVDINLFGRNQTLRCSPQQLKEF, from the coding sequence ATGGAGTGGTTACTGATGGGTGACTTTGATGAATTTGAAGACGATTTAATTAGTCTTCAAATAGACCAAGAAGATGAGGGAAATAAAATTGGTTGATTTACAGCTAGAACTTATGTTTCTAATGAGGATAGATTAATAGAACAATTGTGAGATAAGGTAAGACAATATAGGTTAGGTGAAGAAGTTTTGGAAATACTCTCTATTAAAGAGACTGTGATAGATGAATCCAAAGAATATCTTCCTGATTCTTTAGAACTTCCAAAAACAGAATTTAGAAATAGTAAGACTTCTATTTGAGTAAAGACTAATGGCGGTTACTTTAAAAAAATTAGATTGAAAGTTGTCAGACCATTTAAGAGTTTTATCTTTATCAAAATGTTGGGAGATACTGAGTTGTTTGAGCAAATTCAAAGATGGTCTTTAGGACTTTCTTTTTTGGGATATCCAAATCCCAATTTGGTATCTGAGGATGAAGTGTTGAGAATGAAAAAAATGTTCTCTGAAAAAGCTCCTTCTTTAGAAGACTATATAGCTGAAAAGGAATATCAAATAGTAAGCGGGCCTGTTTCCAACTTTGTTAAGAGCAGTATTTCTTCTGCGAAGTCACCTGAGGAAGAAGGATTGGGTTATGACCCTGAGGAAGGAAGAGAAGAAATTAAGACAGTAGAAGAAATTGAAGATAAATATGATTCCTCAATTATTCAAGATAGAAGAGATATAGTTATTGAAAAATTGAGAGTTAATGACTTTGTCTTTCTAGTAGAGATGGGAGCTAGGGGAGTTGTTAAGGAAGTAGATCTTAAAAACAAGATAGTAACTGTAGATATTAATCTGTTTGGTAGAAACCAAACACTTAGATGTAGTCCTCAACAATTGAAAGAGTTTTAA
- a CDS encoding PTS sugar transporter subunit IIA: protein MNIIKDFINKKFVARFKDKKDSFSAKKEIRVYSPITGLIVDQKNIPDEGFSEGYMGVGVGIQPKEDEEVVCPLTGNLEVLFKTQHAYIIRELNTQVAVMLHIGINTVNIPAELKAFTTPLTQGLPVQAKDPLCKMSLEVIRKNATSDISALLVQNENMENKEVKIHKKEGESVNKGDLVMSIFYKASE, encoded by the coding sequence ATGAATATAATAAAGGATTTCATAAATAAAAAATTTGTTGCAAGGTTTAAGGATAAAAAAGACTCCTTTTCCGCAAAGAAAGAAATAAGAGTTTATTCTCCCATAACAGGTCTTATTGTTGATCAAAAAAACATTCCAGATGAAGGTTTTTCTGAGGGTTATATGGGAGTTGGAGTTGGGATTCAACCCAAAGAAGACGAAGAAGTTGTTTGCCCTTTAACTGGTAATCTGGAAGTTTTATTTAAGACTCAACACGCTTATATCATTAGAGAATTAAATACGCAAGTTGCAGTTATGTTGCACATTGGAATAAACACAGTTAATATTCCAGCAGAATTAAAGGCTTTTACTACTCCTTTAACTCAAGGTTTGCCAGTACAAGCAAAAGATCCTCTTTGCAAAATGTCACTGGAAGTTATTAGAAAAAATGCAACTAGTGACATTTCTGCACTATTAGTTCAAAACGAAAATATGGAAAATAAGGAAGTAAAAATTCACAAGAAAGAAGGAGAGTCAGTGAATAAGGGAGATCTAGTTATGAGTATTTTCTATAAGGCATCTGAATAG
- a CDS encoding aminoacyl--tRNA ligase-related protein: protein MHSDKDDLNSIVALRPTSELLFTHFFKERIQERKNKLPILLNQWSSVYRSEKNTKLFFRSKEFYWQELHSIHISEDEAKEYLLLIDEIYKKLLKHFLCINYLGGEKTILERFPGAEKTLTNECILPDGQVLQLTTTHYLSSFFSNLLEIKYWVNNSTALTPVQLSAGCSTRLIGAIVQMHSDNSGLILPWELSQEQIVVVVFKDLHQDDLQIYLSSLERELSIYRFTIEIITGSLGQTMYRLEKLGIPLVIIVGRSEVENSKVTLKLRTCEDKFRCNLSELKQEIHQIKKNYKQELLNRSRKHNSNFLVKTRDWRELIKLISNGKVVLAPWRDELENETRFKSQKYNFSIRCIKEKLAPNTNFKCVFSGQTANCLAYFGRSY, encoded by the coding sequence TTACATTCTGATAAAGATGATCTAAATAGTATTGTTGCTTTAAGACCTACTAGTGAGTTACTTTTTACTCACTTTTTTAAAGAAAGAATACAAGAAAGAAAAAATAAGTTACCTATTCTTTTAAATCAGTGATCTTCTGTTTATAGGTCAGAAAAAAATACAAAACTATTTTTTAGAAGTAAAGAATTTTATTGACAAGAATTACATTCCATTCATATTTCTGAAGATGAAGCAAAAGAATATTTGCTCCTAATAGATGAAATTTACAAAAAACTTTTAAAACATTTTCTTTGCATTAATTATTTGGGAGGAGAAAAAACTATATTAGAAAGATTTCCTGGGGCTGAAAAAACTTTAACTAATGAGTGTATCTTGCCTGATGGGCAAGTACTTCAATTAACTACAACTCATTATCTTTCTTCTTTTTTTTCTAATCTTTTGGAAATAAAGTATTGAGTTAATAACTCAACTGCTTTAACTCCAGTCCAATTATCTGCTGGTTGCTCCACTAGACTTATTGGTGCAATAGTTCAAATGCATAGTGATAATTCAGGTTTAATTTTGCCTTGAGAATTATCTCAAGAGCAAATAGTAGTTGTGGTTTTCAAAGATTTACATCAAGATGATTTGCAAATATATCTTTCTTCTTTAGAAAGAGAGTTAAGTATTTATAGGTTTACTATTGAAATTATTACAGGATCTTTAGGACAAACTATGTATAGACTAGAGAAATTGGGTATTCCTCTAGTCATAATAGTTGGTAGAAGTGAAGTAGAGAATTCTAAAGTAACTCTCAAGTTAAGAACATGTGAGGATAAATTTAGATGTAATCTTTCTGAACTTAAGCAAGAAATACATCAAATCAAAAAGAATTACAAACAAGAACTATTAAATAGAAGTAGAAAGCATAACTCTAATTTTTTAGTTAAAACTAGAGATTGAAGGGAACTAATTAAATTGATTTCTAATGGAAAAGTTGTCTTGGCTCCCTGAAGAGATGAATTGGAGAATGAAACACGCTTTAAATCTCAAAAATATAATTTCTCTATTAGATGTATTAAGGAGAAGTTGGCTCCAAATACTAACTTTAAATGTGTATTTAGCGGACAAACAGCTAATTGTTTAGCTTATTTTGGTAGAAGTTATTAA
- a CDS encoding glucose-6-phosphate isomerase, whose translation MSVHLDVSFLRTVNPDEIRTLYSSKLKEIFSDLQLKQAKGVEMTGWIPWIFEDHKEIFVKAREIRQKWVDSKVEVVVIIGTGGSYLGSKACLEFVEPRFNNKKFFEFLFVPYFSSRFIESTINYLKNKKFAIVVVSKSGGTLESAVSFRFLRDLLFEKEREKHFEYVIAVTTNGEGSLYELAKRHNYYIFGIEKSIGGRYSALTPVGLIPAILNNISGEELIAGAKACYEDFYHLDYTANVPFQYAAYRNYLFEERKLSSECLITYDSEANGMLHKMKQLFAESEGKGDKGLMPVILDFTPDLHSVGQLLQEGNTSFFQTIVWIRDENRAEELKIKSSIFGNEDKLDWLKGTTLREINQAAFLGTVNAHKDLKNIDILVLNVKDWSAFSFGYLYFFLCLSAMFSAYLFGQNPFDQPGVEAYKSRMIDNLRIRSKYN comes from the coding sequence ATGTCTGTACATCTTGATGTAAGTTTTCTTAGAACAGTTAATCCAGATGAAATAAGAACACTTTATTCAAGTAAGTTAAAAGAAATCTTTAGTGATTTGCAACTGAAACAAGCAAAGGGAGTTGAGATGACAGGTTGAATTCCCTGAATTTTTGAAGACCATAAGGAAATATTTGTTAAGGCTAGAGAAATTAGACAAAAGTGAGTTGATAGTAAGGTAGAGGTTGTAGTAATAATAGGAACAGGTGGTTCCTATTTAGGAAGTAAAGCTTGTTTGGAGTTTGTGGAACCTAGGTTTAATAACAAGAAGTTTTTTGAGTTTTTGTTTGTACCTTATTTTTCTTCGAGATTTATTGAAAGTACCATCAATTATTTAAAAAATAAAAAGTTTGCTATTGTAGTAGTGTCTAAATCTGGAGGAACTTTAGAAAGCGCAGTATCTTTTAGATTTTTAAGAGATTTGTTATTTGAAAAAGAAAGAGAGAAGCACTTTGAATATGTAATTGCAGTAACTACCAATGGCGAGGGTTCTTTATATGAATTAGCTAAAAGACATAATTACTATATTTTCGGAATAGAAAAAAGTATTGGCGGAAGATACTCTGCTTTAACTCCTGTTGGGTTAATTCCAGCAATATTAAATAATATTTCTGGAGAAGAATTAATTGCAGGAGCTAAGGCCTGCTATGAAGATTTCTATCACTTAGATTACACAGCTAATGTTCCATTTCAATATGCGGCATATAGAAATTATTTATTTGAGGAAAGAAAATTAAGTTCTGAATGCTTAATCACTTATGATTCTGAAGCTAATGGAATGCTTCATAAGATGAAGCAATTATTTGCTGAGTCTGAGGGAAAAGGAGATAAAGGATTAATGCCTGTTATTCTAGACTTTACTCCTGATCTTCACTCTGTAGGTCAATTATTGCAGGAGGGAAATACTTCTTTTTTCCAAACTATAGTTTGGATTAGAGATGAAAATAGGGCAGAAGAATTAAAGATTAAAAGCAGTATCTTCGGCAACGAAGATAAATTAGATTGGTTAAAGGGAACTACATTAAGAGAGATAAACCAAGCAGCTTTTTTGGGAACTGTTAATGCCCATAAAGATTTGAAAAATATAGATATATTAGTTTTGAACGTGAAAGATTGATCTGCATTCTCATTTGGTTATTTATATTTCTTCTTGTGTCTTTCAGCTATGTTTTCTGCTTACTTATTTGGTCAAAATCCTTTTGACCAACCTGGAGTTGAAGCTTATAAATCTAGAATGATAGATAATTTAAGAATAAGAAGTAAATACAACTAA
- a CDS encoding phospholipase D-like domain-containing protein, which produces MDKVNSDLLRKYLKDLKRHQEYEGQFLAFNRYKTEPVVCLPKDQDQNFNRLVRYNQLAGYRHLTKYNSVKVIDNAKDCLFCIVQLIKRAKRFIHIEYYIFSEGYVFNYLIRLLKRKVNQGVEVRIIVDGWGNYFKISRKTLRKIRESGIQLKIFNPLLTRGNELWWNFRNHNKLLVVDNDYALFGSCNISDEYFNITDKFFPTSELSLLLEGEIVNSLNILFAFHWGLVDSTKPPRKKREEPDMLIDKQHYFGLNNQKKGKLDLQLIPSSPLLEERLIKTNLLNLILSAKKVVRITTPYFYPPKDILNALKFVSRIGVKVQIILPKEADFKDKVLRVHRKLLSSLAPSTIEIYEYLGFNHEKLTIIDDEIVYFGTYNWDYRSLYLNFESSLLIKDKEIGLKMKILFLKRLKNSHLIQLTDCDYKHKVLPNIFTSISKWCQLLA; this is translated from the coding sequence ATGGATAAGGTAAATAGTGATTTACTTAGAAAGTACTTAAAAGATCTAAAGAGACACCAAGAATATGAAGGTCAATTCTTAGCTTTTAATAGATATAAAACTGAACCAGTTGTTTGCTTGCCTAAGGATCAAGATCAAAACTTTAATAGATTAGTTAGATATAACCAGCTGGCTGGTTATAGACATTTAACTAAATACAATTCAGTCAAGGTTATAGACAATGCTAAAGATTGTCTATTCTGTATTGTTCAGTTAATAAAGAGAGCTAAAAGATTTATACACATTGAGTATTACATATTCTCAGAAGGATATGTATTCAATTATTTAATTCGACTTTTAAAAAGAAAAGTTAATCAGGGAGTCGAAGTAAGAATAATAGTTGATGGTTGGGGGAATTACTTTAAGATCTCTCGTAAAACTCTAAGAAAAATTAGAGAATCTGGAATTCAACTAAAAATTTTTAATCCACTATTAACTAGGGGAAATGAGTTATGATGGAATTTCAGAAATCACAATAAGTTATTAGTAGTAGATAATGACTATGCATTATTTGGAAGTTGCAATATTTCTGATGAATATTTCAACATAACTGATAAATTTTTTCCTACTTCTGAGTTATCTCTCCTTTTGGAAGGAGAGATAGTTAACTCACTAAATATATTGTTTGCATTCCATTGAGGTTTAGTGGATAGTACCAAACCTCCTAGGAAGAAGAGAGAAGAACCAGATATGTTGATAGATAAACAACATTATTTTGGACTTAATAATCAAAAGAAAGGAAAACTAGATTTACAATTAATTCCTTCTTCTCCGTTGCTGGAAGAAAGATTAATTAAGACTAATCTTTTGAATTTAATTCTTTCTGCAAAGAAAGTAGTAAGAATAACAACTCCTTACTTTTACCCTCCAAAAGATATATTGAATGCTCTTAAATTCGTTAGTCGGATTGGAGTGAAAGTTCAAATTATTTTGCCCAAAGAAGCAGACTTTAAAGATAAAGTCTTGAGAGTTCACAGAAAATTATTATCTAGTTTGGCTCCTAGCACAATAGAAATTTATGAGTATTTAGGATTCAATCATGAAAAACTAACCATAATAGACGATGAAATAGTCTATTTTGGTACTTACAATTGGGACTATAGATCTCTTTATTTGAATTTTGAAAGCTCTTTATTGATTAAAGATAAAGAGATTGGATTAAAAATGAAAATATTATTTTTAAAAAGACTAAAAAACAGTCACTTAATTCAATTAACTGACTGTGATTACAAACACAAAGTATTACCAAATATATTTACTAGTATTTCTAAGTGGTGTCAATTGTTAGCCTAA
- a CDS encoding ribose-phosphate diphosphokinase, with amino-acid sequence MISQESLYFYINISQSLKDNLEKKFKLTFSELNLLSFPDGEYFVQPKVSVRGKKVFILHSLSYPVNDNLMKLLISIDAIKRSAAKEINLIITYLAYSRQDRKTHERSPITSKLISNLISASGANKITTVDLHCDQIEGFFDITIDHLYSVPLFAEYLIRTYGNELKNFVIVSPDFGATKRARMLSHLLSIPMVIMEKIRNTDGEINEHNIYGDVKHKRCLIFDDIIGTGGTVILATRTLKKMGAESITICSTHGLFSGGAWKLFDSSYKEKLFSEILVSDSIPLQENREYVKVISLAKLLSQVIDVYSKGIGSLSSIYESLKSEVLQLSSKL; translated from the coding sequence GTGATCTCACAAGAAAGTCTTTACTTTTACATAAATATTTCTCAGTCTCTAAAGGATAATCTTGAGAAAAAATTTAAGTTAACTTTTTCAGAATTAAATTTATTGTCTTTTCCTGATGGAGAATACTTTGTTCAACCCAAAGTTTCTGTAAGGGGTAAGAAAGTATTTATTTTGCACAGTCTTTCTTATCCTGTTAATGACAATTTGATGAAATTATTGATTTCAATAGATGCAATCAAAAGATCTGCCGCTAAAGAAATTAATTTAATTATTACGTATTTAGCCTATTCTAGACAGGATAGAAAAACACATGAAAGATCTCCAATAACTTCTAAATTGATTTCTAATCTTATTAGCGCTTCAGGTGCAAATAAGATTACAACTGTAGATTTGCATTGCGATCAAATCGAAGGATTTTTTGATATAACGATAGATCACTTGTATTCTGTTCCACTATTTGCCGAGTATCTAATTAGAACTTACGGCAATGAACTTAAAAATTTTGTTATAGTTTCACCAGATTTTGGAGCAACTAAGAGAGCAAGAATGCTCTCACATTTACTCTCAATTCCTATGGTGATTATGGAAAAGATTAGAAATACAGATGGAGAAATTAATGAACATAACATTTACGGAGATGTCAAGCACAAAAGATGTTTAATTTTTGATGACATTATTGGAACTGGAGGAACTGTAATACTAGCCACAAGAACTTTAAAAAAAATGGGAGCAGAGTCTATTACTATCTGCTCCACTCACGGATTGTTTAGTGGAGGAGCTTGAAAACTATTTGATTCTTCTTATAAAGAGAAGTTATTCTCCGAAATATTAGTTTCTGATAGTATTCCCTTACAGGAAAATAGAGAATATGTTAAAGTAATTAGCTTGGCTAAATTACTTTCACAAGTAATAGATGTTTATTCCAAGGGAATAGGATCTTTGTCTAGTATATATGAATCTCTTAAATCTGAAGTATTACAGTTAAGTTCAAAGCTTTAA